In Microbulbifer elongatus, the DNA window CAAGGCCATCAACGAGCTGGACGAGCTGCTGGAAACCGGTTTTGCCGGCCGCGAAGTGGATATTACCCGCCGTATGACCGAAGAGCTGGACGATCTGGAACGCAAATCCGACGAGCTCGAAGTCAAAGTGCGCGCCGCGCTGTTCAAAATAGAAAAAGACCTGCCGCCGGTGGACGTGATTTTCCTCTACCGCGTTATTGAGTGGGTCGGTGACCTGGCAGATGAGGCCCACGGTGTGGGCAACCGATTGCAGCTATTGCTGGCGCGATAACGGGGAGAGAAATCGTGGATATCATTGCTCAGTACGGCCATATCTTTCTGATACTGGCCTGTGTATTTGGATTCTTTATGGCCTGGGGGGTCGGTGCCAACGACGTGGCCAACGTCATGGGCACGTCCGTTGGCTCCCGCGCCCTGACCATCAAACAGGCGATCATCATCGCCATGATCTTCGAATTTGCCGGCGCCTACCTGGCGGGCGGCGAAGTGACCTCCACCATCCGCAAGGGCATCATCGCCCCGGATCTGTTCAACGACACACCCGAGCTGCTGGTGTACGGCATGCTCTCCGCCCTGCTGGCAGCCGGCACCTGGCTGATGATCGCCAGTATTCTCGGCTGGCCGGTATCCACCACCCACTCTACTGTCGGTGCCATTGTCGGTTTCTCGGCAGTGGGGATTTCCGTGGATGCGGTGGCCTGGGGCAAAGTGGCCAGTATTGTCGCCAGCTGGGTAGTCTCTCCGGTACTCGCCGGCACCATCTCCTTCCTGCTTTTCCGCAGCGTGCAGCGGCTGATCCTCAATACCGAAGATCCCTTCACCAACGCAAAACGCTACATTCCCATCTACATGTTCGCGGTGGGTTGGATGATCGCCATGGTGACCCTCACCAAGGGCCTCAAGCACGTATTCAAGGACGCCGGCGTAACCCTGTCCTTCTGGCAGGATGCACTGATTGCCGGGGTCATCGGCCTGATCGTGATGGGCATCGGCATCGTCCTGCTGAAACGCATCAAGCGTGATCCCTCCATGGAAAAGGACAATCGCTTCGCGAACGTGGAGCGCGTATTCGCCATCCTGATGATTTTCACCGCCTGTGCCATGGCCTTTGCCCACGGCTCCAACGACGTGGCCAACGCCGTCGGCCCGCTGGCTGCCGTTGTGAATACCGTGCAACAGGGCGCGGTGACCGCCAAAGCGGTCATGCCGCCGTGGATCCTGCTGCTGGGTGGTGCCGGTATCGTTGTCGGTCTCGCCACCTACGGCTTCAAGGTAATGGCCACCATCGGCCGCAAGATTACCGAGCTGACCCCGAGCCGCGGCTTTGCCGCCGAGCTCGGCGCCGCCTCCACCGTGGTACTCGCCTCCGGCACCGGTCTGCCCATTTCCACCACCCACACCCTGGTAGGTGCGGTACTGGGTGTCGGCCTGGCCCGCGGTATTGGCGCACTCAACCTGCGCATGATCACTACCATCGCCGCCTCCTGGATCGTCACCCTGCCCGCCGGTGCCGGCCTGGCGATTCTGTTCTTCTTCTTTTTCAAGGGTGTCTTTGGCTGGTAATCGTGGCTGACAAGCCAACGGTATTCGTCTGGTAATGGAAATTACCCGGCACACTTGATACAAAGGGAGAGCTGTTTAGCTCTCCCTTTTTGTTTGTGCTGGCAATGTGAGAAGGATCCCTCCATGCAACTGCCCATCTATCAGGCCGACGCCTTCACCTCGAAACTCTTCAAAGGCAATCCCGCCGCCTACGTGCCGCTGACCCGTTGGCTCGACGACGCCCTGCTGCAAAAAATCGCTGCCGAGAACAATCTCGCCGAAACCGCCTACACCGTCCCCGCCGGCAACGGCTTCGAACTGCGCTGGTTCACCCCCGGCGAAGAAGTCCCCCTGTGCGGCCACGCCACCCTGGTCACCGCGCACCTGCTGTGGACGGAACTGGGGTTCACCGACGACGAGATTCACTTCTTTACCCGCAGTGGCGAGCTGATCGTGCGCCGGGATGGCGAATTACTGGCTCTGGATTTCCCCGCGCAGAACATCCAGCCAGCCGGACTCGGCAAGGAATATTCCGATGCACTCGGCGCCGAGCCGCTGTCGGCCATGGAAGTGGCCGGCTCCAATGACCAGTTGTTGGTGGAATTTACCTCCGCAGAAGTCGTTGCCAGCCTCGAACCCGACATGCGCGCCGTCGCCAACCTGCCCTACAAGGGGCTGATCTGCACTGCGCCGGGCAATGAATTCGACTGTGACTTTGTCAGTCGTTTCTTCGCCCCGGCCATCGGCATCGATGAAGACCCGGTAACCGGCTCCGCCCACACTTACATGACTCCTTTCTGGGCGGAAAAGCTGGATAAAACTGCGCTCAAGGCAAAGCAGATTTCGCCACGGGGTGGTGAGCTGGATTGTGAATTGAAAGGTGATCGGGTGATTATGCGGGGCAAGGCGGTAACTTATTTGCGTGGACAAATAAGCCTGTAGGTAGAAAAGAAAACTGAAGTCTCCGCGAAGATGACGCTACCGGGGCAGCCTTGCAAGACCTTCCGCGAGAGGGACCTCGCGGAAGAGCCCCCAGGGATGGGTTCACGGCGTGTCTCACAAGTTTGCACCCGGTAGCGGCGCCGCCACCCAACCTGCTACGGAGCACACAAAGGACTACCAATAATGGTAATGCAGCCGCTCATTCTTCCGCGGCCCATCAATCTGCCAGATCAACTCAATCTCATCCGGGTGCAGAATCAAGTCAGCGGTATAGGTATCTTCACCGCACAAATGCGGAGACTGATGACGAAACCCATGCTCCGTCACCGGAACAAGATTGAATAACAATACGGGCTCTTCCCGCCGCAAATGCTCAAGGCGCACAAAATCAACACAGCGCGTCCAGCGGTAGGTGTTCTGCAGATCGATCTTGTGGCCATCGACATCAGTAAACTCCGCCCGCTCCGCAAACAGAATATGCGCACCGAAACTGGCGACCTCCACCTCGCCGCGCCCATGCCCGCGCCAGTTGGTCTGGGACCCCGGCCCGTTGCTGGCATTAAAACTGAAGGCGCGGACCTGCTTTAGCCGCTCAACCAATTGCGCCAGCGCCGACAAAGCTTTGTAATCCACCAGAGCATTCACCAGACACCACACCTATTCATGATTTTACTGATACTCGTCACCCTCCTGTGGGCCTTCTCGTTCAGCCTGATCGGCGTCTATCTCGCCGGTCAGGTAGACAGTTACTTTTCCGTACTCACCCGGGTACTGCTCGCCACCCTGGTATTTCTGCCCTTTCTCAACTGGCGTACCCCACCGCGCACCGCCCTGACATTGATGGCCATTGGCGCCATACAGCTGGGATTGATGTACCTGTTTTACTACCAGTCCTTCCTGCTGCTCAGCGTACCGGAAGTCCTGCTGTTCACCATCTTCACCCCGGTGTACATCACCCTGATCTACGACCTGATGGCGCGCCGGTTCTCTACCTGGAACCTGCTGGTGGCCGCCATCGCCGTACTCGGTGCCGCCATCATCCGCTGGAATCATCTCAGCGGGGACTACTGGACCGGCTTTCTCGTGGTACAGGGCGCCAACCTGTGCTTTGCCACCGGTCAGGTGGCCTACAAGCAGTTTATGCAATCCAGGTACAACAGCGGGTCTGCACTGGCGCCCCGGCAGACCTTCGGCTGGTTTTTTATCGGCGCCAGTCTCGTGGCTGCCTGTGCCTGGCTGATACTCGGCAAGCCACAGTACCCGAGCAGCGGTGTGCAATGGGGCATCTTGCTGTGGTTGGGTGCCATCGCCTCGGGCGTCGGATATTTTCTGTGGAACAAGGGCGCGACCCAGGTCTCCCCCGGTACCCTGGCCGCCATGAACAACGCCCTCATCCCCGCCGGGCTGCTGGTCAACCTGCTGATCTGGAATCGGGATGCAGATCTGCCACGGCTGGCGCTCGGCGGCGCCATCATTGTCGCCGCGGTGGCCCTCAGTGAGTGGCGCGGCCGGGCGCGCAAATGAGCGTGGGCACCGACTGCTATAATTGCTGCCGGATGCGCGGCGCGGGATAGCGCCGGACTTGTTCGCATCTACCGCGCACAAGGAATTGTGAATGATGGACGCAGCGGAAAGCCCTCGCAGCGATGCCACCGAGTGAATCATCCCGCCTGTGGCCCCGCTGCAACCACCTGTTACTCGCCTCTGTGCTGGCGGGAGTGACTGCCTGCGCCCCACTGGGACCGGATTTCCGCGAACCGGACATGACCTGGCTGTCTGCCTGGCAGCCGGATCTGTACGGCCAGACCTACCAGGACCCCAATGCCGCCGATATCAGCCAGTGGTGGCAACGCCTGGGCGACCCCATTCTGAACAATCTGATCGCCCTTGCCCGCAGGGAAAATCCGGGCCTGCAGCTGGCTGGCCTGAGCATTCTGGAAAGTCGCGCCGCGCTGGGAATTGCCGTGGGTCTGAAATATCCACAGGTCCAGCGCATAGACGGCGCCGGCGCTTATGTCTCCGAATACCTGCACGGGGGACCGGACGACGATCACCGGGACTACCGCACCGGCGACATCGCCTTCAATCTGCAGTGGGAGATGGATTTCTGGGGCCGTTTCCGGCGCGGTATCGAATCTGCTGACGCCGCCTTTTTTGCCTCCATCGCCAACCAGCGGGACGGTCAGGTACTGCTGGCCGCGGAAGTGGCCACGCTCTATTACGGCTACAAGACCACCCTGCAGCGTATTGATATTGCCCAGCGCAATATCGCGTTGCAGGAACGCAACGTGGAAATCACCCGCGAGCTGTTTGCCAGCGGCCAGCAATCCGAGCTGGACCTGCAGCAGGCCCGTACCCAGTATCTCGCCAGTCTCGCCACCATCCCCACACTCCGGCTGACCCAGACGCTGCAACGCAACGCGCTCTGTGCCCTGCTGGGGCGGGCACCGGGGGACCTGCCAGAACTGGCCGGCGCCGATGAGCGACTGCCGCACATTCAACAGATTCCCCTTGGGCAGATGCCGGTGAACCTGCTCCTGCGGCGGCCGGATGTGCGCGCCGCGGCGTGGGACGCCGCCGCGCAGTCAGCGCAGATCGGCGTCGCCATGAGTGACCTCTACCCGGCGATTTCCCTGTTCGGCACCCTGGGTTGGGCGGGCACCAGCCTCAAGGGACTGCCGGATGTCTCCACACTGGCCGCCGGCCCCGCGCTCACCTGGAATATTTTCAACTACGGCCGCCTGAAAAATAACGTGCGGGTGCAGGATGCGCGCCTGCAACAGCAGTTGGAAATCTTTCGCGCCACGGTACTGGAGGCCGCGCGGGAGATCGACGACGCCGCCAGTCGTATCGCCCAGACCGACGCCCGCCAGGGCATTCTCGACGAGTCCCTGGAGGCCGCACAGCGCTCCCTGGAAATTGCTAGTCGCCGCTACCAGGAGGGCTATTCCGATTTTCAGCGGGTACTGGATGCCCAGGCCGCCGTATTTGCCCAGTCGGATCTGGTGGTGATCAACCGCGGTGACCATGTAGCTGCCATTATTGAACTGTACCGATCCCTCGGCGGCGGCTGGCGCGACGCCACCGTCGACGACCTGATCCCCGCGGATACGCGCTACCAGATGCTGGAGCGCACCGACTGGGGCGAACTACTTGAGGAACCACTGCCCGCCATCGATGCGGGCACAACGCCGTAATGAATCAACGCGAACCGGCCAGTTCCAACCCACCGGGGCAACAAACCCTGGACGAGATCGCCGCGGCACAATCGGCCGGCGGGGAGCCGCCGGTGCCCACCGATACCACGGCTTCCTCCGATGAACGGCCTACCGGGACCAGCGCAGCAACTGCGTCAGAATCTTCCCCTCCGGAAAACCCCGCCCGCGCCGTGGGGCGCGGCGCAAAACTGTTGCTGGCGCTGATTCTCGCGTCCCTGTGTCTGTACCTGCTCGCCGACCGCTTCACCCCCTACACTTCGCAGGCGCGTGTGCAGGGCTATGTGGTCGGGGTTGCTCCCAAGGTCGCGGGGGTGATTACCGAGGTATGGGTGGAAAACAATCAGCAGGTCCAGCAGGGGCAAAAACTCTTCGCCATCGACGCCACCCAGTACGAACTGGCGCTGCAAACCGCGCGCGCCAATCTCGACAACGCCTGGCAGCAGGTGGCCGCCGGTGATGCCGTGGTGGAACAGGCGCGCGCCAACCTGCGTGCCGCCATTGCCGGCCGCCTGGAAGCAGAGCAGGACTACACGCGTATGCGCCACCTGCGCGCCAGTGACCCGGGTACCATTTCGGTCCGCCGCCTGGAAATATCCCGGGCCAATCTGGAAAAAGCTCGCGCCAATGTCGTCGCCGCCGAGGCAGCCATACAACAGGCCATCGAACAGAAAGGTGGCGATTCCGAGCACAGCAACTCGCTGTTGAACGTTGCGCGCGCGGCGGTGAACGAAGCACAACTCGATCTCAACAACACCACGGTAATCGCACAAAAGGATGGCATCATTACCGATCTGCGCGCCGAGGTCGGACGCTATGCCGGCACCGGTAATGCAGTACTCACCTTGATATCACGGGAAGATTTCTGGATCAGCGCGGACTACACCGAAAACAATCTGGGACATCTGCAAAAAGGCACGCCGGTAGAAATTCTGCTGGATTCCCTGCCGGGCAGGGTACTGAAGGGGCGCATCCTGGATATCGGCGCCGGCGTCAATGCCGGACGCACGCCAACGCCGGGGGCACTGCCGGAAATCCGCAACAACCGCGACTGGCTGCGACAGGCACAGCGCTTCCCGGTGCGGGTAACCTTTGACGAAACACCCCCACCGGAGGTGCTGGCGCAGTTGCGCATTGGCGGCCAGGCCTCGGTAATAGCCTACAGTGACGACCACTTTATCCTGCGCCAGCTGGGAAAACTCTATATTCGTATCATGAGCTACCTGTCGTACGCCTACTGACCCGGATTGCGTTTACAACGGACCCCTCGCACGGCAGAGTGAAGTATTTATTCCGCGCCCTCCTCCCCGCGCGGGCTGCGCAAGCGCAGCCGGCGAAAGCCGCGCACCACCAGTTCTTCCACCACCAGCATCACCACTACCACCACAATCAGGGTGACCACCCCGTGCCACGCCCCATGGAAGCGGACATCCTCGTCAAACACAAACGCGATCGCCTCCAGAATCACAAACTTGGAACCAAATAGAACCAGCCAGGCACAGAAATAGCGCAGAAAACGGGCAAATCCACTGGAGTACTGTTTGAAAAATTCCGCCACCCGGTGCTCTACCGCAATGGTCAGTTTTAGCAGCAATTGCAGCAGTACCGCAGCCAGCAGCGAGATACTGAACGACTTGATTTCAACGTTATCGGAAAACTCCGCGAACAGATTGAGCACCACCAGGTCCACAAGGACACCGTTGTAATACAGCAGAAACAGCCGCTGCGCATTGGTCGGCGTTTCCGCCAGCTCCGCACGCAGAAACGACATCGTGGATTTGGTCATTGATAGACTCCGCAGACATGCCCCGAAAATACTCGTATTGCGGCAAAGCGAACGCAATATGGCCTCAATTCGAGCCGAGGAAAGAAAATTGATGCTTAACTACTAGAGTAGCTTCTTCTTTCGCGATGCCGGGCGTGTACCCACCTCTCCAACGCGACCTGGTGACTCATGCGAGACGTCCGGTAACCTGGAAGCACAGAAAAAGTGTTCAGTTCAGGGCGAGAAAGTGGAGAAATATCAAATGCCCTCTTCCCCCCCGGTTCCGGACAACGCCATCCGTGGACCAGTACTGACATTCACCGGCGACCCATTCGCTTCCAGTGTGGAAGAGACCATGCGCTATGAGTCGGACGCCATCGTGGCATTTGGCGATGGTGTCATTACGCACTTCGGTCCCGCGGAGCAGATTCAGTCGCAGCTGCCGGAGACGGTAAACGTACGCAACTTCGGAGCGGACGCGCTGATCACCGCGGGCTTTCTCGACAGCCATGTACATTTTCCCCAGACACCAATGATTGCCGCGTTTGGCGAGCAGCTGCTGGACTGGCTGAACCGCTACACCTTTCCCACAGAACGGAAATATGCCGACAAGGCCTTTGCCGCTTCCGTGGCAAAGGTGTTTCTCAATGAGTGTCTGAAAAACGGTATCACCACCAGTTGCGTGTACTGCACCGTATTTCCTCAATCCGTCGATGCGCTGTTTCAGGAGGCGGAACGCCTCGGTATGCGTATGGCGGCGGGCAAGGTATTGATGAACCGCAACGCTCCGCACGACTTGCTGGATACCACCCAGAGTGGTTACGACGATTCCAAGGCGCTGATCAACAAGTGGCACAATCGCGGTCGCCTGATGTACGCGATTACCCCCCGCTTCGCGCCCACCAGTACCGCGGATCAACTGGATTCCGCCGGCGCACTGTGGGACGAGTTCCCGGACTGCTATATGCAGACCCATGTATCGGAGAATATGGACGAGGTGGCCTGGGTAAAAGAACTGTTTCCAGACCGCAAAGGCTATCTGGATGTGTATGACCACAGCAAGTTGTGTCGCCCACGGGCGGTGTTCGGACACGGGATTCATCTGACCGAAGACGAGCTCTGCTGTATGCATCACACCGGCTCGGCCATCTCCCACTGCCCCACGTCCAATTTTTTCCTCGGCAGCGGTTATCTCGATGTGTATCGCGCGAAAGATCCCAGACGCCCGGTGCGCGTAGGCATTGGCACCGATCTCGGTGCCGGCACGTCGTTTTCGATCCTTGCCACACTGAACGAGGCGTACAAGGCGGCGCAGCTGAATGGCAAGGCACTCACCGCGGGGCACGCCTTTTACGTGGCTACCCGCGGCACGGCACACGCCATGTATATCGACGACAAGGTGGGCAGTATCGCTCCGGGAATGGAAGCGGATCTGGTCGTGCTGAATATGAAATCCACGCCACTTATTGATTACCGTATGCAGTTTGCCGACAGCATCCACGAAGCATTATTCGTACAAATGACACTGGGTGACGATCGAGCGATCCAAGCCACCTATATCGCCGGCAAGTTACAGTATCAGCAGGCCAGCATCTGAGTCCGCCGATGTGTATTCACCACGGGAGCGACTACAGAAGTCACAACTTGCCACTGGCCGCCCGTCGTTGCTATCGGCTCGCTTTCGTCACCACGCTGTCACTGGCATTGTGCTATGGGCTCGATATTGGTATTCCCTTTGTCGCCCCGGTATTTGCCGTACTGGTAGCGTCCGCGCCTACGCCGCCTCCGGATGCGCGCGCGGCCCTCGGCCTGGTGCTGTTTATGGCCGCAGCGCTGACCATCGGTATTTTGATTGGCCCACTACTTCAGCAGGCGCCATTCACCGCGCTGCTGATCATTACCGCAGGTACCTACTTCAGTCACCGCCTTGCCATCAGCGGCGGCAAACCATTGCCCGCCACCCTGCTCGCACTGGGTTTTACGGTCATTCCCGCAGCCGACGTGGCGAGCTCGGCCCTTGCGTCGGCCCTGGTGGAGGCGCTGGTACTCGGGCTGGCGATTGCCATTTTCAGTCTTTGGATGGTGTACCCCTTTTTTCCCGAAGACACGGCTCCGGCCCGCCCGGAAAAATCGGGTACGGTTTCCGACGATCACTGGTTATGCCTGCGCGCCACCCTGGTGGTCCTGCCCGCCTTCGCCTTTACCCTCACCAACCCCACCACCAATCTGCCATTTCTGGTGAAGAGTATCCTGCTGGGGCGGGAGGCTAGTGATTTGCAGTTGCGCCACGCGGGCCGCGAACTGGTCGGGTCGACACTGGCCGGCGGTCTTCTGGCCATTGCGGTCTGGTGGTGCCTTGGCGTTGCGGTGGAGCTGTGGTTCTTCTGTGGCTGGATTCTGCTGGTGAGCCTGTTCGTGGCCGCAGGCTGCTACCAGGTATTCCGCAACCGCTTCAGTCCCGGCTTCTGGAGCAACACGCTGATGAATATGCTGATATTGCTCGGCGCCGCGGTCCAGGACAGTGTGGTGGGCAACGATGTGTACCGGGCATTTCTGGTGCGCATGTCGCTGTTTCTGCTGGTCGCGGTGTACGCACTGATTGCCATGCAACTGCTGGAATGGTGGCGAAGGCGTCGCAGGCAGGCACGCAACTTCCGCCGCAGCCAGTAACACCACAAAAAAATGAAAACGCCAAGTGGTAAAACTAAAAGTGATTCAGGAAGACGGGAATCATCAGGGTATTGGCCAAGTCATACCGGTAATGCGCGGCACCTATTCCATAAAACCGGGGTTTTCACGGACAGATAAAGAAGGTTTAACGCCGCTTGCCACCGTCGGAATTATTCCGCGTCTACGCTTGAAGGAGTCTTGCGCGAGGTTACCTTTTGCTGAATCTGCTGCTGATTTTTATTCCGGTCGCGGTCGCCCTGGAATACCTGGCACCGGGCCAGCACCTGCTGGTGTTTGCCGCTTCGGCCCTGGCGATTCTGCCCCTGGCCGGCTGGCTCGGTCGTGCCACGGAGAATCTGGCGGAGCACGCCGGCGAGGGAGTGGGTGGACTGCTGAACGCCACTTTTGGCAATGCCGCAGAATTGATCATTGCACTGGTGGCCCTGAAAGCGGGACTGCACGATGTGGTCAAGGCTTCCATCGCCGGCTCGATTATCGGCAACATTCTTCTGGTGCTTGGGGCTTCGATGCTGGCCGGCGGCATGAAGCACCACCAGCAGCAATACAGCTCCGAGGGCGCCCGCTCTCAGGCGACCATGCTTACCCTCGCCACCATCGGCCTGATATTGCCCGCGGCCTACTCCTTCTCCGTTGCCGAGCAGGTTCCCCGGGGGCTCGGCTTTATCAGCATCACCATTTCCGTGGTGCTACTGGCGGTCTATGTACTGTTTCTTCTCTACTCCCTGATCACCCACCGCGCACTGTTTGCAGGCTCGGTGGACTTTTCTGACGACGGCGCTCACAAGCAACCCTGGTCGGTAGGCAAGGCGCTGGGCGTGCTCGCCATTGCCACAGTTTTTATTGCGTGGATGAGCGAAATTCTGGTGGGTGCCGTGGAGCCCGCCGCAGAAGAGCTGGGCCTCAGCAATATTTTCGTGGGCGTGTTTATTGTTGCGATTCTTGGCAATGCGGCGGAACACGCGTCGGCGATTACCGCGGCGATAAAAAACCGGATGGATCTGTCGCTGTCGATCGCCATCGGCTCCGGTGTGCAGGTGGCACTGTTTGTGGCGCCACTGCTGGTATTGCTCAGCCTGACCATCGGCCCGCAGCCGATGGATCTCGCATTTTCCGGTGGGCTGGTATTGAGCATGCTGCTGGCGGTGCTGATCACCGGACAGATTGCCGGGGACGGACGCTCGGACTGGCTGAAAGGGGTGCAGCTACTCAGTGTGTATCTGATCCTGGGGCTCACCTATTTTGTTATTCCCGATCAGATGGCACCTTGAGGGCCGCGTATGCCACAGAATGACAAGGGCCGGAAAACATACCGCTACGGCGATCTGCTGAATGCCAGCGGCGCAGGCCGCCGCACCCTGGATATCCACGCCGTGCTCCCGGAACCCGAGCGGGACGAACAAGGGCGTATTGTGCGTCTTCCCCAACCGCCCGTCTCTCTCACATCCAGTGAAGTTTCCAGAATTCTGAAGCCGTATTTTTCCGTGCGCTTTCGCGAGCAGCTGCGCGCGGTGGTGCCCCTGGCCGCCTATCTGGCGCTGTTCCAGATTATCGTGCTGCGGCAACTGGTGGAAGACCCGTGGCTGGTCACCGGTGGCCTGCTGGCCGTGATTGTGGGCCTGATGTTTTTTATGGAAGGGCTGAAACTCGGCCTGATGCCCTTTGGTGAAGTGATCGGTGCAACCCTGCCGCGCAAGGCAGCGCTGCCGGTCGTTCTGCTGATTACCCTGCTACTGGGTATTGGCGTGACCTTTGCCGAGCCCGCCATTGGCGCACTGAAAACCGCGGGACAGAATGTCAGCGCGGACAAGGCGCCCTACCTGTATCTGGTGTTGAACCAGATGGCCGACACCCTGGTACTGGTAGTGGGGGCCAGTGTCGGGCTCGCCGCAGTGATCGGCACACTGCGTTTCCTCTATGGCTGGAGCCTGAAACCGCTGGTCTATACCGCGCTGGTACCGGTGCTCGGCCTCAGTCTCTACGCCGCCAGCCAGCCGCAGCTGGCGTCCGCGATCGGGCTGGCCTGGGATACCGGAGCGGTCACTACCGGGCCGGTCACGGTACCGCTGGTCCTTTCCCTCGGCATCGGTATTGCCACCGCTGCGGGCAAAGGCGACTCGGGGCTTTCCGGATTTGGCATCGTCACCCTGGCGTCGCTGTTCCCGATCGGCGGGGTACTACTGTTGCTGATTACCCTGTCGTTCACCACCTCACCGGCGGAAATCAGCCAGCTCGCCGCCAGTGTCAGCACCACGGAAAATCTCACTCCGCCCTGGTATGCGCGCAGCCCGGGTGTGGAAATCCTCATGGGTATCCGCGCCATTCTGCCACTGGTGATCTTTCTCTTCCTGGTGCTGCGGTGGATGCTGAAGGAGCCCCTGAAAAATCGTCGGGAAGTATTTCTCGGTATTTTCCTCACCATTGTCGGCATGTGTATTTTCAATATCGGCCTCACCTACGGACTGTCGAAACTGGGGGGCAGTGCCGGCGGCATGATGCCAATGGCATTTATGGCGATTCCCGGTCAGGAAGACTCACCACTGTACACCTATGCGGTGGGACTGGCACTGGCGCTGGTGTTTACGTGGGTGCTGGGCTTTGGCGCCACCATTGCGGAACCGGCACTGAATGCGCTGGGTATCACCGCGGAAACGCTGACCAACGGTGTATTCCGCAAACGCACATTGATTCTCTCGGTTTCCGTGGGCGTGGCCTTCGGGATCGCGCTGGGGCTCGCCAAACTGATTTTCAATCTCCCACTCCTGTGGTTGATTCTGCCCTGCTACCTGGTGGCGGTGATTCTGACCTGGCTGTCCAGCGAGGCGTTTGTGAACGTCGCCTGGGATAGTGCGGGTGTCACCACCGGGCCGATCACCGTGCCACTGGTGCTGGCACTGGGGCTGGGCTTTGGCAGCGCGGTGGATGCCGTGGAAGGTTTCGGCATTCTTTCCATGGCCTCGGTGGGACCGATTATAACGGTCATGATATCCGGGCTCTGGTCGCGCTACTGCGCCCGTGCTCAGGCCCGGGCCGCACAGAAAAAGGAGCCATCCGCTGTTTCCACACTTGAGGAAATAACATGACCGATAAAACCATCACTTACCTGACCGATGCGGTGCAGATCACCGCGGTAGTACAGAAGGGTCGCAGCGACGACATACTGCGCGCCTGCCGCGATCTCGGTGTCGCCGGCGGTGTGGTGCACCTGGCCCGCGGCACCGGTGCGCGCGAGCGCCTCGGCCTGTTGGGCATTGCGGTGGAAACGGAAAAAGAAGTGGTGACCATGGTGGTGGCCGCCGACCTGCGCGAACTGATCGCCGAGACGATCTACCACACCGGCGGCCTGGACGCACCCGGTGGCGGTTATCTGTATATCAGCCAACTGGAACGCCTGGCCACCTATATTCCACAGGAAATTCTGGCGCGCATGGACGACGCAAAAAATGTCAGCGCGGATAGTCCCTCATGACAGCGACAGCAGTGAAGACCTCACCAACACTGGAACCCGCCTTTTGCATTCGCGTGATTGTGCCCGATGACGGTACCGATCTGCGATTGATGAAAGCGCTGTTGGAGGAGAAAGGCATCACCCGTGCCCACA includes these proteins:
- the guaD gene encoding guanine deaminase is translated as MPSSPPVPDNAIRGPVLTFTGDPFASSVEETMRYESDAIVAFGDGVITHFGPAEQIQSQLPETVNVRNFGADALITAGFLDSHVHFPQTPMIAAFGEQLLDWLNRYTFPTERKYADKAFAASVAKVFLNECLKNGITTSCVYCTVFPQSVDALFQEAERLGMRMAAGKVLMNRNAPHDLLDTTQSGYDDSKALINKWHNRGRLMYAITPRFAPTSTADQLDSAGALWDEFPDCYMQTHVSENMDEVAWVKELFPDRKGYLDVYDHSKLCRPRAVFGHGIHLTEDELCCMHHTGSAISHCPTSNFFLGSGYLDVYRAKDPRRPVRVGIGTDLGAGTSFSILATLNEAYKAAQLNGKALTAGHAFYVATRGTAHAMYIDDKVGSIAPGMEADLVVLNMKSTPLIDYRMQFADSIHEALFVQMTLGDDRAIQATYIAGKLQYQQASI
- a CDS encoding DUF2955 domain-containing protein, with the protein product MPLAARRCYRLAFVTTLSLALCYGLDIGIPFVAPVFAVLVASAPTPPPDARAALGLVLFMAAALTIGILIGPLLQQAPFTALLIITAGTYFSHRLAISGGKPLPATLLALGFTVIPAADVASSALASALVEALVLGLAIAIFSLWMVYPFFPEDTAPARPEKSGTVSDDHWLCLRATLVVLPAFAFTLTNPTTNLPFLVKSILLGREASDLQLRHAGRELVGSTLAGGLLAIAVWWCLGVAVELWFFCGWILLVSLFVAAGCYQVFRNRFSPGFWSNTLMNMLILLGAAVQDSVVGNDVYRAFLVRMSLFLLVAVYALIAMQLLEWWRRRRRQARNFRRSQ
- the cax gene encoding calcium/proton exchanger codes for the protein MLNLLLIFIPVAVALEYLAPGQHLLVFAASALAILPLAGWLGRATENLAEHAGEGVGGLLNATFGNAAELIIALVALKAGLHDVVKASIAGSIIGNILLVLGASMLAGGMKHHQQQYSSEGARSQATMLTLATIGLILPAAYSFSVAEQVPRGLGFISITISVVLLAVYVLFLLYSLITHRALFAGSVDFSDDGAHKQPWSVGKALGVLAIATVFIAWMSEILVGAVEPAAEELGLSNIFVGVFIVAILGNAAEHASAITAAIKNRMDLSLSIAIGSGVQVALFVAPLLVLLSLTIGPQPMDLAFSGGLVLSMLLAVLITGQIAGDGRSDWLKGVQLLSVYLILGLTYFVIPDQMAP
- a CDS encoding DUF1538 domain-containing protein; protein product: MPQNDKGRKTYRYGDLLNASGAGRRTLDIHAVLPEPERDEQGRIVRLPQPPVSLTSSEVSRILKPYFSVRFREQLRAVVPLAAYLALFQIIVLRQLVEDPWLVTGGLLAVIVGLMFFMEGLKLGLMPFGEVIGATLPRKAALPVVLLITLLLGIGVTFAEPAIGALKTAGQNVSADKAPYLYLVLNQMADTLVLVVGASVGLAAVIGTLRFLYGWSLKPLVYTALVPVLGLSLYAASQPQLASAIGLAWDTGAVTTGPVTVPLVLSLGIGIATAAGKGDSGLSGFGIVTLASLFPIGGVLLLLITLSFTTSPAEISQLAASVSTTENLTPPWYARSPGVEILMGIRAILPLVIFLFLVLRWMLKEPLKNRREVFLGIFLTIVGMCIFNIGLTYGLSKLGGSAGGMMPMAFMAIPGQEDSPLYTYAVGLALALVFTWVLGFGATIAEPALNALGITAETLTNGVFRKRTLILSVSVGVAFGIALGLAKLIFNLPLLWLILPCYLVAVILTWLSSEAFVNVAWDSAGVTTGPITVPLVLALGLGFGSAVDAVEGFGILSMASVGPIITVMISGLWSRYCARAQARAAQKKEPSAVSTLEEIT
- a CDS encoding P-II family nitrogen regulator; the protein is MTDKTITYLTDAVQITAVVQKGRSDDILRACRDLGVAGGVVHLARGTGARERLGLLGIAVETEKEVVTMVVAADLRELIAETIYHTGGLDAPGGGYLYISQLERLATYIPQEILARMDDAKNVSADSPS